A window of the Bacillus sp. A301a_S52 genome harbors these coding sequences:
- a CDS encoding extracellular solute-binding protein: MNKRKVAGGLLGMVGILAAFSACSNDKDANQVDGESEGDIEFSLFAADNNPSWNGMDSDVGQVILEETGVSLNASFAINDPAERIALFAAGGEYPDFILPKGDSGILVDAGAMIDLRPLIEEHAPNIQEVYGEYLDRMTWSQEDDAIYFIGTNPVDQQHWTPGSGFWLQHAVVEELGYPEINTVEDFETAIKEYYEMYPEIDGQPTIPLSLLADDWRILISVTNPAFWATGASDDGEWYIDDETREAILHYRRPEEREYFRWLNHMNAEGLLDPETFVQQEDQYMSKISSGRVLGMIDADWSIADAQTALREDGKYERMHGVYPVTLDHSYEHRNFQSTGYLSEWGIGITIDNPDPVRAIKFLDWMASEEAQILNNWGIEGEHYEVDEDGNRYLTDDQREERLSDSSFNERTGIGVYLAYGPHYGDGVLDSTDQPFTVNTHETLIEDYTEKEKEVLEAYGANIWADLYPSADEFPVKPWGAGWEINWSSDSPIAIPFQRAQDIMMTRIPEAILADPEDFDHVYDRFMDELDDIGVDEMEAEFTELVRQRVELWGED, encoded by the coding sequence ATGAACAAAAGAAAAGTGGCAGGTGGGTTGTTAGGAATGGTCGGTATATTAGCCGCATTTTCAGCTTGCAGCAATGACAAGGACGCGAATCAAGTAGATGGTGAAAGCGAGGGAGACATTGAATTTTCGTTGTTTGCAGCTGACAACAATCCAAGTTGGAATGGTATGGATAGTGATGTAGGGCAAGTTATTTTAGAAGAGACAGGAGTCTCGTTAAATGCAAGTTTCGCCATTAATGATCCGGCGGAAAGGATTGCACTATTTGCAGCTGGTGGTGAGTATCCAGATTTTATTCTCCCAAAAGGAGATAGCGGGATTTTAGTAGATGCTGGGGCAATGATAGATTTAAGGCCATTAATTGAAGAGCACGCTCCGAATATACAAGAGGTTTATGGTGAGTACTTAGACAGAATGACGTGGAGCCAAGAAGATGATGCAATTTACTTTATTGGGACTAATCCAGTTGATCAGCAACATTGGACACCTGGTAGCGGTTTTTGGCTTCAACATGCGGTAGTTGAAGAATTAGGGTATCCAGAAATCAATACAGTAGAAGATTTCGAGACCGCTATTAAAGAATACTACGAGATGTATCCAGAGATTGACGGACAGCCAACCATTCCACTGTCGTTACTTGCTGATGATTGGCGGATACTGATTTCTGTAACAAATCCAGCTTTTTGGGCGACCGGGGCCTCAGATGATGGTGAGTGGTACATTGATGATGAAACACGGGAAGCGATCCTTCATTATCGTCGTCCAGAAGAACGAGAGTATTTTCGCTGGCTAAACCACATGAATGCAGAAGGGTTACTTGATCCAGAAACGTTTGTTCAACAAGAAGACCAATACATGTCGAAAATCTCCTCTGGTCGCGTGTTAGGAATGATTGATGCTGATTGGTCGATCGCAGATGCGCAAACGGCATTACGTGAAGATGGGAAATATGAACGTATGCATGGTGTTTATCCAGTGACATTAGATCACTCATATGAACATCGTAATTTTCAGAGCACAGGCTATTTATCCGAGTGGGGAATCGGCATCACGATTGATAACCCTGACCCAGTAAGAGCTATTAAATTTCTCGATTGGATGGCTTCAGAAGAAGCGCAAATTTTAAACAACTGGGGAATTGAAGGTGAGCACTATGAAGTGGATGAAGATGGTAACAGGTATCTTACTGATGATCAGCGTGAAGAACGACTGAGTGACAGTTCTTTTAATGAACGTACAGGTATTGGTGTATATCTCGCTTACGGTCCGCATTATGGGGACGGTGTGCTAGATTCCACTGACCAGCCGTTTACGGTTAATACACACGAAACATTAATTGAGGATTACACCGAAAAAGAGAAGGAAGTATTAGAAGCTTATGGTGCGAATATATGGGCGGATTTATATCCATCAGCTGACGAATTCCCTGTAAAACCATGGGGAGCAGGCTGGGAAATTAATTGGAGTTCAGATTCTCCAATTGCGATACCGTTTCAAAGGGCACAAGATATTATGATGACGAGAATTCCAGAAGCCATATTAGCTGACCCTGAGGATTTCGATCATGTGTATGATCGGTTTATGGATGAGTTGGATGATATTGGTGTGGATGAAATGGAAGCAGAATTTACAGAACTTGTCAGGCAACGTGTTGAACTATGGGGAGAAGATTAA
- the yicI gene encoding alpha-xylosidase, producing MKFTDGNWLIREGLDLITPVQLFRATVNEKQLTLLLAPIDLSERADQLDVSMLTVTYSAPLPDVIKVTCVRHKGGVKRGPEFTVAEQEDGAPVIKNTKTDVTLTSGSLQVKAVKGPSWTSEYVYNGQHITSSGFKSKAHVTRMATKETFMREELDLSVGETIYGLGERFTPLVRNGQVVDTWNKDGGTSSEQSYKNVPFYLSNKGYGVFVNHPENVSFEAGSEKVSKMQFSVTGERLEYYIIGGGAPKKVLENYTTLTGKPALPPAWSFGLWLTTSFTTDYDEQTVNTFVDGMAERHLPLRVFHFDCFWMKALQWCDFQWDKDVFPDPKGMLSRLKEKGLKLSVWINPYIAQASPLFDEAVEKGYLIKKKSGDVWQWDKWQPGMGIVDFTNEQACHWYISYLEKLHKMGVDSFKTDFGERIPTDVVYHDGSDPMKMHNYYAYLYNQVVFQWLEKARGKNDAVLFARSSTAGGQKFPVHWGGDCDASYVSMAESLRGGLSLGLSGFGFWSHDIGGFESTAPSDLYKRWIAFGLLSSHSRLHGSKSYRVPWIYDEEAVDVLRFFTSLKHSLMPYLYQQAYETTKTGIPMMRAMMLEFPEDPACDYVDRQYMLGDVLLVAPIFNEEGRISYYLPKGAWTHLLTNEKVEGGTWKEGHYDYFSLPLFVRPDSIIPIGDNMAEPDYDYADNVTCHVFGLQTNKKVTIRDTHGKIALTLAVNVNIDGSYDVNPDNPMNKQWQLVLRGMTTLPSVKNGDVALAENGVSIVPIDTSTAVKITFDCDKRR from the coding sequence ATGAAATTTACTGATGGTAACTGGCTGATTAGAGAGGGATTAGATCTCATCACACCTGTTCAACTTTTCCGGGCAACTGTTAACGAGAAGCAACTGACACTTTTATTAGCACCTATCGATTTATCTGAACGTGCTGATCAGTTGGACGTGTCGATGCTGACGGTTACGTATTCAGCGCCACTCCCAGATGTCATTAAAGTAACTTGTGTCAGACATAAAGGTGGGGTTAAACGAGGACCAGAATTTACGGTTGCCGAACAAGAAGATGGGGCACCCGTGATAAAAAATACGAAAACAGATGTCACACTAACGAGTGGTTCGCTACAAGTAAAAGCAGTAAAAGGCCCCAGCTGGACGAGTGAATACGTCTATAATGGTCAGCATATAACGAGTAGTGGGTTTAAAAGTAAAGCGCATGTAACGAGAATGGCCACAAAAGAGACATTTATGAGAGAAGAGTTGGATTTATCTGTCGGTGAAACGATTTATGGGCTAGGTGAACGATTTACACCGTTAGTAAGAAATGGGCAGGTTGTGGACACGTGGAATAAAGACGGTGGCACGAGTTCGGAGCAATCTTACAAGAATGTCCCTTTCTACTTATCAAATAAAGGATATGGTGTGTTCGTGAATCATCCAGAAAACGTCTCCTTTGAAGCTGGATCAGAAAAAGTGTCCAAAATGCAATTTAGCGTAACAGGAGAGAGGCTGGAGTACTACATCATCGGTGGCGGGGCACCTAAAAAAGTGCTCGAAAACTATACGACGTTAACAGGAAAACCAGCACTTCCACCGGCTTGGTCTTTTGGATTATGGTTAACGACTTCTTTTACGACAGATTATGATGAGCAAACGGTTAATACTTTTGTGGATGGGATGGCTGAACGACACCTCCCATTAAGAGTGTTTCACTTTGACTGTTTTTGGATGAAAGCCTTGCAGTGGTGTGATTTCCAATGGGATAAGGATGTTTTCCCCGATCCGAAAGGCATGCTGAGCCGTTTGAAAGAGAAAGGGCTTAAACTATCTGTTTGGATTAATCCTTATATCGCACAAGCTTCTCCGTTATTCGATGAAGCAGTAGAAAAAGGCTATTTAATAAAAAAGAAAAGTGGGGACGTCTGGCAATGGGATAAATGGCAACCGGGAATGGGCATCGTTGATTTTACAAATGAACAGGCGTGCCATTGGTATATAAGTTATCTAGAGAAACTGCATAAGATGGGAGTAGATAGCTTTAAAACAGACTTTGGTGAAAGGATTCCCACAGACGTTGTTTACCATGATGGGTCAGACCCGATGAAAATGCATAATTATTATGCGTACTTATACAATCAAGTGGTGTTTCAATGGTTGGAAAAGGCACGAGGCAAAAATGACGCAGTACTTTTTGCTCGTTCCTCCACAGCAGGAGGACAAAAGTTTCCAGTCCATTGGGGTGGTGACTGTGATGCTAGTTACGTTTCCATGGCCGAAAGTCTTCGGGGAGGCTTGTCATTAGGCTTGTCTGGATTCGGTTTTTGGAGTCATGATATCGGTGGCTTTGAAAGTACAGCTCCATCCGATCTTTACAAACGATGGATTGCGTTTGGTTTGTTGTCCAGCCATAGCAGACTACATGGGAGTAAGTCATACCGTGTCCCGTGGATATATGATGAAGAAGCGGTTGATGTTTTAAGATTTTTCACGTCCTTAAAACATTCGCTTATGCCGTACTTGTATCAACAGGCTTATGAAACGACGAAAACAGGCATACCGATGATGAGGGCGATGATGTTGGAATTTCCTGAAGATCCAGCATGTGATTATGTAGACCGTCAATATATGCTCGGTGATGTCCTACTCGTGGCACCTATTTTTAATGAAGAAGGCCGCATTAGCTACTATTTACCGAAAGGGGCGTGGACACATCTCCTCACAAATGAAAAAGTGGAAGGAGGAACGTGGAAGGAAGGGCACTATGATTATTTTAGTCTGCCACTTTTCGTAAGACCTGACTCTATCATACCGATCGGAGACAACATGGCTGAACCTGATTATGACTACGCTGATAATGTGACATGCCATGTATTCGGACTGCAAACAAATAAAAAGGTTACTATCAGAGATACCCATGGAAAGATAGCACTCACGTTAGCTGTTAATGTCAATATAGATGGCTCTTATGACGTTAACCCTGATAACCCTATGAATAAACAATGGCAGCTCGTTTTAAGAGGCATGACCACTCTCCCATCTGTAAAAAATGGGGATGTTGCCTTGGCTGAGAACGGTGTTTCTATCGTTCCAATAGATACTAGCACAGCTGTAAAAATCACATTTGATTGCGATAAGAGGAGGTAA
- a CDS encoding glycoside hydrolase family 3 C-terminal domain-containing protein — MKNRVAYPFQQTELSLERRVEDLVQRLTIDEKVASMVQYQPAIPRLGIRAWKQGTEAAHGVAWLGEATVFPQNIGLSYTWDCHLLKEIGEVISDEARVYYEKNPEQHGLTLWAPTVDMERDPRWGRTEEAYGEDPVLTGRLTTALVKGMQGDHPVYLKTVATLKHFLANNNEKDREKCSASLDPRNLFEYYLQAFKPAFVDGKAGSLMTAYNAINGSPAPLHPLLKEVVKGKWGLDGFIVSDAGDVLGLVHDHGYFATYPEAVAAAIKSGIDSLTDDTEKTIKAIHEALRLGLLDEADLDHALKNAFLMRFRLGEFDDHHPYTSIPASKLLAPEHRQLAYEASQKQIVLLKNDGILPFKKESSETLAVIGPLANESHIDWYSGTPAYKTTPLQGMEKAFAKKEVTFHHGNSLIRLKASETNHYISLNKEDEDILTAREKESHKAEVFELMDWGWGNYTLKSTSNGKYVTVEEKGLVATANEAKGWFVKEQLIFETGDREDIWQMKAWDGKGIAIAHNGRLTAHPTTAPKGMGNFQLEVVDDGIKAAVETAKKADTAVVVLGNNPYINGKECIDRPDICLPATQERLLQAVSEVNPRTVLALVSSYPYAVTWAQDHLPAIVHTSHAGPDLGEALCDVLSGDYNPAGKLSMTWYRSINQLPDMMDYDIIKGKRTYQYFDGDVLYPFGHGLSYSRFSYDEIKLDKAHVHVESDEHVAITMTIGNIGNVDGDEVVQLYVKKTDESRVIRPLKTLKHFKRVHVKSGEKKQMTFDMKLGDLAIWDVTREKYCVETGTYTIMVGPSSAETPLIATLNVNGEVIPPRQLKTRVPAYHYDDYENMYLTEGDGLGHYCVRTQSETGAITFKKTAISVKNESLNIVVFSHGAVGKLILKVDGEYVGEANVSPLSEWQTITIPINLKPDIYTLVIELQGDLSLSTIQLI, encoded by the coding sequence GTGAAAAACCGTGTGGCGTATCCGTTTCAACAAACAGAGTTGTCACTTGAAAGACGAGTTGAGGATCTCGTCCAGCGATTAACGATAGACGAAAAAGTAGCTTCCATGGTCCAATATCAGCCGGCAATTCCCCGCCTCGGTATTAGAGCATGGAAACAAGGGACAGAAGCTGCCCATGGCGTGGCATGGCTTGGTGAAGCAACTGTTTTTCCACAAAATATTGGTTTATCTTACACGTGGGACTGTCATCTGTTAAAGGAGATAGGAGAAGTCATTAGTGATGAAGCAAGAGTATACTATGAGAAAAATCCTGAGCAACACGGCCTGACATTGTGGGCGCCTACCGTAGATATGGAAAGAGATCCGAGATGGGGCAGGACAGAAGAAGCGTACGGAGAAGACCCGGTCCTGACAGGCCGATTAACGACTGCACTTGTCAAAGGGATGCAAGGTGATCACCCAGTTTATTTGAAAACAGTGGCGACTCTTAAACATTTCCTCGCTAATAACAATGAGAAAGATCGTGAAAAATGCTCGGCGAGTCTTGACCCACGTAATTTGTTCGAATATTATTTGCAAGCATTTAAACCTGCATTTGTAGATGGGAAAGCAGGATCGCTGATGACAGCCTATAACGCTATTAATGGCTCACCTGCTCCGCTCCATCCGTTATTAAAAGAAGTTGTAAAAGGAAAGTGGGGGCTCGATGGCTTTATTGTCAGTGATGCGGGAGATGTGTTAGGACTTGTACATGATCATGGCTATTTTGCAACATATCCTGAAGCAGTGGCAGCGGCGATTAAAAGTGGTATTGATAGTCTCACAGACGATACAGAAAAAACGATAAAAGCGATTCATGAAGCACTCCGTTTAGGTCTGCTTGATGAAGCGGATCTAGACCATGCGTTAAAAAATGCGTTTCTCATGCGCTTCCGTTTAGGCGAATTTGATGACCATCATCCTTACACTTCTATTCCAGCATCTAAACTACTTGCTCCTGAACATAGACAGTTGGCATATGAAGCATCACAAAAACAAATCGTCCTGCTAAAAAACGATGGTATTTTACCTTTTAAAAAAGAGTCGTCTGAAACATTGGCAGTGATAGGCCCTCTTGCAAACGAAAGTCATATTGATTGGTATAGCGGAACGCCAGCCTATAAGACGACGCCGCTGCAAGGAATGGAAAAGGCATTTGCTAAAAAAGAGGTAACATTTCATCATGGGAATTCACTTATTCGTTTAAAAGCAAGTGAAACAAATCATTACATTTCTCTTAATAAGGAAGATGAGGACATATTGACCGCCAGGGAAAAGGAATCTCATAAAGCCGAAGTGTTTGAATTAATGGATTGGGGATGGGGAAATTATACATTAAAATCCACGTCTAATGGCAAGTACGTCACGGTAGAAGAAAAAGGTCTTGTAGCGACAGCGAATGAAGCCAAAGGGTGGTTTGTGAAAGAACAGTTGATATTTGAAACAGGGGACCGTGAAGATATCTGGCAAATGAAAGCATGGGATGGAAAAGGCATCGCAATCGCTCATAACGGTCGTTTGACAGCTCACCCAACGACAGCACCTAAAGGGATGGGAAATTTTCAGTTGGAAGTGGTCGATGATGGTATCAAGGCCGCTGTAGAGACTGCTAAGAAAGCGGACACAGCTGTTGTGGTCCTAGGGAATAATCCATATATTAATGGGAAGGAATGCATTGACCGGCCAGATATTTGTCTCCCAGCGACTCAAGAGAGACTCCTTCAAGCAGTCAGTGAAGTGAATCCAAGAACGGTTCTTGCTCTTGTCAGTAGTTATCCTTATGCTGTTACTTGGGCACAAGACCATCTTCCTGCCATTGTTCATACTTCTCACGCTGGACCAGATTTAGGTGAGGCTCTATGTGATGTGTTATCAGGTGACTATAATCCAGCAGGAAAATTAAGCATGACATGGTACCGTTCTATTAATCAACTTCCAGATATGATGGATTACGACATCATTAAAGGAAAACGCACATACCAATATTTTGATGGAGATGTACTCTATCCCTTCGGACATGGATTAAGCTATAGCAGATTTAGTTATGACGAAATAAAACTTGATAAAGCCCATGTTCATGTTGAAAGTGATGAGCATGTTGCTATTACAATGACGATAGGAAATATAGGGAATGTGGATGGCGATGAAGTAGTCCAATTATATGTGAAAAAAACAGATGAATCTCGTGTCATTCGTCCTTTGAAAACCCTTAAACACTTCAAACGTGTGCATGTGAAGTCTGGTGAAAAGAAGCAGATGACCTTTGACATGAAATTGGGTGATTTAGCTATCTGGGATGTGACGAGAGAAAAATATTGTGTAGAAACCGGTACTTACACTATTATGGTAGGTCCTTCCTCTGCGGAGACACCTTTGATTGCCACTCTAAATGTAAACGGGGAGGTGATTCCACCACGACAGTTAAAAACACGTGTACCTGCTTATCATTATGATGATTATGAAAATATGTATCTAACAGAAGGAGACGGACTCGGTCACTACTGTGTAAGAACACAAAGTGAGACAGGGGCGATAACTTTTAAAAAAACAGCTATCTCGGTGAAAAATGAGTCACTGAATATAGTGGTATTTAGCCATGGAGCCGTAGGTAAACTAATACTCAAGGTAGATGGTGAATACGTAGGAGAAGCTAATGTGTCCCCGTTGTCTGAATGGCAAACGATCACGATTCCAATTAATTTGAAGCCTGACATTTACACACTTGTTATTGAACTTCAAGGTGATCTCTCTCTTAGTACGATACAGCTTATTTAA